DNA sequence from the Pungitius pungitius chromosome 16, fPunPun2.1, whole genome shotgun sequence genome:
AGAGTGCAGCGTGGAGGTTAGCATGTGCTCTTCATGGAAGAAAATAGGGGATGAGTTGATGAAGGGAATTTGCCTTGTTTACTGAGGGAGAAAATACAGGTATGTATCAATTAAATTATGGGCACAACGTAACCCTGAAAAGCTCAAGTGGTTTTAACCAGCTGATTCCATTATAGTACtacatatatactatatactatatagtATACTATATTCCACTGCACAGTGAAAAACCTCCTTTAGTAAACACCCTTAAATCGGGctgttatttaattatttcatcaCTGGGGATGTAATCAAATAATTATTCTCCCTCACTGGTATAaaataattttttattttcaagtcCAACATGCAATTGTAATTTCTTGAACATCAACCTTCAATATCCTGCATTCTCGGAGTGATTCCCCACGGGAACCCAGAATAATCCCATCCCACCTTTAAATTGGTATCTCACACTATTGTACACATAGAAAAGCAGCCAAAGCCGAACAAGAGGTCAAAGCTGCTTCTTTGGTTCACTTTGATGTGGGCAATATCATGTTTAAAGTGGctttaaacaacattttcttgGTGGTTGCTTAGTGACAACCCCACCTGAATAATCACCTGGTTCTTAATCTCATCTGTATTCATTTTCTGAATGAAAATCATGTAGAAGATGATTGTGCTTCATTTGGTGTGTGTACTCTGAATCAAATCACAACTTTTGCTCATTTACCAGGTTTCACATCAAGACAAGCTGACCCAACACAGTCACAGTTTACGGGATTGTGTTATTCCATAAAATCTATTTCCCATTAAAAACTATACAACATACTTGTTTACTGATATTGTAGTTATAATCAGTATTTGCCCGTTAAAACTACGTAAAGTGTAGAAATGCAATACAAGGAGGTCCAGAAAAAATGTGCACTGGTTTTAAGCCGCTGGGTCTGACCTTATAGAGACAGAGGTCAATGACCTGGGTGCAGACGTCCCTCAGGTCGGTGCAGACGCTCAGCCGGTTGTGGATGAAGGCACACAGCTCCTCGTTGCTGATGATGTCCCACACCCCGTCACAGGCCAGCACCAGGAACTCATCTGCAGGTGAGCgctccaccacacacacctcTGGCTCCGGTGACACCATCTGCTGGGTGGGCGTCCGGTTCTCCGCCCCCTTGTAGCTGAAGTCCCCCAGGGCGCGGGACACCGCCAGGGAACCGTTGATCCGTTGGATGGACACGGAGCCGCCTGCGCTTTCGATGCGCTCCTTCTCCAGGGGACTGTACGGTTTGTGGTCTTCGGTGGAGAAGCAAACCTGGCCCGACCGGCACAACATGGCCCTGGAGTCACCACAGTTGGCGAAGTAGATGTAATACGGCGAGATGAGGGCAGCCACCACAGTGGTGCCGCCCCTCTCCCAGCCTTCTCGACGCGCCGCAGCGTGCAGGTGTTTGTCCGTCTGCAGGAAGCCCTCCATCAAGGCTCCTTTGACCCTTTCAGGGTCGTCCTCTGGTCCTATCCCACCTGTTTGCACAAAGATACAACATGagaatatatatctatatacattcTTACTTAGAATAGGATAGATTTTGACAATATAACGAGAGGAATGATAAAAAGCAATATAAGCCTTATCTGCAGGGCGAAAAAAAGACGGTTTCTAGATCAGACTTAGACAAAGGTGAGCGTCAAGATGACGTCACTGCACACCACTGGTTAAATATGTTGTATTCATCTGTGCATGGCGCATCCTTTACCTGTGGTTAGGATCTGACCCAGTAGGTGCTGGGAGCAGTACTGTGCCACGTTGCTGCCTGCATGGCCATCGAACACAGCGAAGAAGCTCCAGTCGGCCAGCTCTCCACCCAGCTGTGGCACACAGTTGTGGAAGTCCTCCATGTTGGCCCTCCATCCCTGCATGCTTCCCAGGGCGTAGGTAAGGCCCCAGCGGGCACAGCCTTCCTCGGTCAGCTTGTCCAGGACCGGCCGGTCCAAGTAGGGGCTGGGAAtgacctcctccctctccccatccCTCGCTTGATCTCCCTCGGCGGCTCCTCCGCGGCCCCCTTTGAAGAAAGAGCTGACCCTTTTCTCCGTCTCTTTCACCAGCTGCCGCATAAATGCCGGCATCTCCACGCTGCCCTTCCTGGAGGTCCTCATGGCTTGTGATGCGTGCTgattcttccttttcttccccgGTGTCTGTGGCTGGAGCGGATGACGGAGGTGGGCCTGATGCTGGGCCTGTGCAGTGTCTGCGTAGCCCTGCTGCTCCAGGGCTCAGAGCATGGCCGCCTGAGCTGATAAACGCTCTCAGTGCTGGCTGCTCACCCCCCTCTCTGTGCtcatctcctttccttcttctctcctctctggagACCTCACCGATcagtgctctctcttccactcaTCCTTCCTCTGCTTCTGGTTCTCTCCTCTGCGCTGCTGTGATTTCACTCTCTTTCCCACTTTTTCATAGCTCCTCTCTTTCACCAGGTCTCTCCTTGTTATTTTTCCTGCCTTGACTGTGATTGGTTGGCTATTTATGTGCACCAATCGCCGCTTGCTTCTACCGCCACTGTCTTGTTTGAGCTCAATCTCTCCCATCGTCGTCCTATCGGAAGCTGTGGCCCTCCCACATGTTTGGTAATCTCGACGTGTGATCGGTTGGGATTACGAGCTTCCACCGCAGTGGATTACAGGACTGTCGGCCCTTTAGCCCACAGTGTTTTACCGATGGGGGAAATAAGAGACACAGTGGCAGAAGGTTTATGCACACGGATGAGCCGTTTGAACTGATATTACACTTGTATACATTGAATATGGTCGTGGTGTATGTGTTGTGTCACTGCTGGGACTAATGACTGATCATCAATTAAACAGAAATCAAAGCTGTATTAACTACTGAATTAAATGTCAAATAGGACTCTGGAATTTTTGCATGTCTTTTGGTAGATATCCAAAAGACATGCAAAACGTCACTTTGGTTTTCAATGATTATGCGTGTCACCAAACATTatttaaagcttttgttttggcATCATTCACCAATTAACTGCTTAATTCTGTAttctataatatattattttgaccattttgaggCCATTTTATAACTTTTCATCTACATGACTTGTTGAAAACAAATTCTAGTGTGACTTTTCCCAACTTTATACATCATACTATACAATTTAATATTGTCATCTTAAGTATATATTTATCATACCACTATTGGTATAGTATGGTATATACTACTACTATTGTATTTTCCATTCCATGATTTGTCTTTCAAAATAATATTATGACTTTTTCTATATtgacttttatttactttttgcgagATAGGCCTaacaaaaaggtgtttttttaacaCACTACATTGTGActgtattcattattttgagTAGAATGTTTCAACCCCGACCCCCACCAGACACACTTTGAAATCAAAATTCTGCCCCCGCTAAGGGCCATGCACGCTGAAGTCTCAGGTTCCCTACTtaagtgtgtatgtgagagagagagagagagagagagagagagagagagagagagagagagagagagagagagagagagagagagagagagagagagagagagagagagagagagagagagagagaggggggaatcGGGGGTATCCAATACAGGATAAAATTAGTCCAGCCAGGCCTTATACTGCTGACGGGGCAGTGGCGGCCAAAAAAAGCCTGCAGTGTGAGCCAACGGTGGAAGCACAAGGAAGCTAGGAAAGCAACCGAGATCAGCGCTGCAATGGCCACCAAacgtaagaaaacaaaaaagagccaCCAGGGAGCAGGTGCACGGAGTCCAGCTGTCAGATGGTCGAGGGAAAGAGTATttattctttcctctcttctggGCAGGTGTGAATACAGACCACCAGGGATGACTAGTTAATACCGAGGGCTGCATGTCTTTCATT
Encoded proteins:
- the ppm1nb gene encoding protein phosphatase, Mg2+/Mn2+ dependent, 1Nb (putative) isoform X2, with product MRTSRKGSVEMPAFMRQLVKETEKRVSSFFKGGRGGAAEGDQARDGEREEVIPSPYLDRPVLDKLTEEGCARWGLTYALGSMQGWRANMEDFHNCVPQLGGELADWSFFAVFDGHAGSNVAQYCSQHLLGQILTTGGIGPEDDPERVKGALMEGFLQTDKHLHAAARREGWERGGTTVVAALISPYYIYFANCGDSRAMLCRSGQVCFSTEDHKPYSPLEKERIESAGGSVSIQRINGSLAVSRALGDFSYKGAENRTPTQQMVSPEPEVCVVERSPADEFLVLACDGVWDIISNEELCAFIHNRLSVCTDLRDVCTQVIDLCLYKGSLDNISIILLCFPGAPQLSAEALHQEAELEDLLESKVVEIYDELCVRGEEPDLLSVLTILASSDIPGLPPGGGIQSKNCIISAYYEQRDNHKPLLPNGGS
- the ppm1nb gene encoding protein phosphatase, Mg2+/Mn2+ dependent, 1Nb (putative) isoform X1; protein product: MRTSRKGSVEMPAFMRQLVKETEKRVSSFFKGGRGGAAEGDQARDGEREEVIPSPYLDRPVLDKLTEEGCARWGLTYALGSMQGWRANMEDFHNCVPQLGGELADWSFFAVFDGHAGSNVAQYCSQHLLGQILTTGGIGPEDDPERVKGALMEGFLQTDKHLHAAARREGWERGGTTVVAALISPYYIYFANCGDSRAMLCRSGQVCFSTEDHKPYSPLEKERIESAGGSVSIQRINGSLAVSRALGDFSYKGAENRTPTQQMVSPEPEVCVVERSPADEFLVLACDGVWDIISNEELCAFIHNRLSVCTDLRDVCTQVIDLCLYKGSLDNISIILLCFPGAPQLSAEALHQEAELEDLLESKVVEIYDELCVRGEEPDLLSVLTILASSDIPGLPPGGGIQSKRNCIISAYYEQRDNHKPLLPNGGS